A window of the Mucilaginibacter sp. cycad4 genome harbors these coding sequences:
- a CDS encoding DNA translocase FtsK, with amino-acid sequence MPAKGNQFRSNNFKGENQPRQSGKAEKERVAGRKLPKLPSFDFDYENGKAVKIAGLFSLLLSIFFLIAFTSYLFTWQEDQSYISKTNGGWHNLSTGTTVHEIADLSDPTIRAQNWLGKFGALLSNQFIYEWFGVASFLFIFVFFVVGYRLLFKARLFSIRKTLAYSLFSIVFISVAIAYFHSFVIDYPHYLEGGFGFWSNRLLAAQIGEAGTGGLLVFLALTVLVIAYNIDFKIPQRKNRPVAAMSVDEVAPEPVELIDEEPSMPLEWPRGNNKIRETHVSSIMPEPMVQEPLIPPSPLRHPPMEQMPGFHEPVVLRPANTVKHEPEEEEEIPLTIDTNRPLPELSVEKTDNEKANDLVNQFGIYDHKLDLASYKLPHLELLENHGSNKISVNAEELEANKNKIVETLNHYNIEIDKIKATIGPTVTLYEIIPAPGVRISKIKNLEDDIALSLAALGIRIIAPMPGKGTIGIEVPNQNPEMVSMRSILSTEKYQNTTMDLPIALGKTISNEVFIADLAKMPHLLVAGATGQGKSVGINAILVSLLYKKHPAELKFVLVDPKKVELTLFRKIERHFLAKLPDDGDAIITDTKKVVNTLNSLCIEMDQRYDLLKDAQVRNLKEYNAKFVNRKISDPEKHRYLPFIVLVIDEFADLMMTAGKEVEMPIARIAQLARAVGIHLVIATQRPSVNIITGTIKANFPSRLAFRVLSKIDSRTILDAGGADQLIGRGDMLFSTGSDLIRLQCAFVDTPEVEAISDFIGNQKGYPSAMYLPEYVGEGEASSTKEYDPDDRDPMFEEAARLIVLHQQGSTSLIQRKMKLGYNRAGRIIDQLEAAGIVGPFEGSKARDVLYPDEYSLERYLETLQKPIKD; translated from the coding sequence ATGCCGGCAAAAGGAAACCAGTTTAGATCAAATAATTTCAAGGGAGAAAATCAGCCTCGCCAAAGCGGCAAGGCCGAAAAGGAACGAGTGGCAGGCAGGAAATTACCTAAACTGCCCAGCTTTGACTTTGACTATGAAAACGGCAAGGCTGTTAAAATTGCAGGCTTGTTTTCACTGCTATTATCCATTTTTTTCCTCATCGCTTTTACATCATACCTGTTTACCTGGCAGGAAGACCAGAGCTACATTTCCAAAACAAACGGCGGCTGGCATAACCTTTCAACAGGCACTACCGTTCATGAAATTGCCGACCTGAGCGATCCCACTATCAGGGCGCAAAACTGGCTGGGCAAGTTTGGCGCGTTATTATCCAATCAGTTTATTTATGAGTGGTTTGGCGTAGCTTCATTCCTGTTTATTTTTGTGTTTTTTGTTGTAGGCTACCGCCTGCTTTTTAAAGCGAGGTTATTTTCTATCCGTAAAACATTGGCGTATTCTTTATTCAGCATTGTTTTTATTTCGGTGGCGATAGCTTATTTTCACTCATTTGTGATTGATTATCCCCACTACCTTGAAGGCGGCTTCGGTTTTTGGAGCAACCGCTTACTTGCGGCTCAGATAGGTGAAGCGGGTACCGGCGGCCTGCTGGTATTTTTGGCACTTACCGTATTGGTAATAGCTTACAATATCGACTTTAAAATACCTCAGCGTAAAAACCGCCCGGTTGCAGCAATGAGTGTTGATGAGGTAGCACCCGAACCAGTTGAACTAATTGATGAAGAGCCGTCAATGCCGCTTGAATGGCCCCGGGGCAATAACAAGATCCGCGAAACCCATGTAAGCAGTATCATGCCCGAGCCCATGGTGCAGGAACCGCTTATACCACCATCCCCGCTCAGGCACCCTCCTATGGAGCAAATGCCCGGATTCCATGAGCCGGTAGTTTTAAGACCGGCAAACACTGTTAAACATGAGCCGGAAGAGGAAGAAGAAATTCCGCTTACAATTGATACCAACAGGCCATTGCCCGAACTAAGCGTTGAAAAAACCGATAACGAAAAAGCAAACGACCTGGTAAACCAGTTTGGTATATATGACCACAAGCTCGATCTGGCTTCATACAAACTACCGCACCTGGAGTTATTAGAAAACCATGGTTCAAACAAGATCTCGGTTAATGCCGAAGAGCTGGAAGCCAACAAGAACAAGATTGTTGAAACGCTGAACCACTATAATATCGAAATTGATAAGATCAAGGCTACTATAGGCCCAACGGTTACCCTGTATGAGATCATCCCTGCTCCCGGCGTAAGGATCAGCAAGATCAAGAACCTGGAGGATGATATTGCATTAAGCTTAGCCGCTTTGGGCATCCGTATCATTGCCCCTATGCCAGGCAAGGGAACTATTGGTATCGAGGTGCCTAATCAGAACCCCGAAATGGTTTCGATGCGTTCTATCCTATCGACAGAAAAATACCAGAACACCACAATGGACCTGCCTATCGCTTTAGGTAAAACCATATCTAACGAAGTGTTTATTGCCGACCTGGCCAAAATGCCCCACCTGCTGGTTGCGGGTGCCACCGGCCAGGGTAAATCGGTTGGTATTAACGCCATCCTGGTATCGCTGTTGTATAAAAAACACCCTGCCGAACTCAAATTTGTACTGGTTGACCCTAAAAAGGTTGAGCTTACACTTTTCCGTAAGATAGAAAGGCACTTTTTGGCTAAGCTGCCTGATGATGGCGATGCCATTATCACCGATACTAAAAAAGTGGTAAACACACTCAATTCATTGTGTATTGAGATGGATCAGCGCTATGACCTGCTGAAAGATGCGCAGGTACGTAACCTCAAAGAGTACAATGCCAAGTTTGTGAACCGCAAAATCAGCGACCCGGAAAAACACCGTTACCTGCCGTTTATAGTACTGGTGATTGACGAGTTTGCCGATTTGATGATGACGGCCGGTAAAGAAGTGGAAATGCCTATTGCCCGTATTGCCCAACTGGCCCGTGCGGTGGGGATCCATTTGGTTATCGCTACACAGCGCCCTTCGGTTAATATTATTACAGGTACTATTAAAGCCAACTTCCCGTCAAGGCTGGCATTCAGGGTGCTTTCCAAAATAGATTCACGTACCATTCTTGATGCCGGTGGTGCTGATCAGCTGATCGGTCGCGGGGATATGCTGTTTTCAACAGGCAGCGACCTGATCCGTTTGCAGTGCGCCTTTGTGGATACTCCGGAGGTTGAAGCTATATCCGATTTTATCGGCAATCAAAAGGGGTATCCATCGGCCATGTACCTGCCTGAGTATGTTGGCGAAGGCGAAGCAAGCAGTACTAAGGAATATGACCCTGACGACCGCGACCCGATGTTTGAGGAAGCAGCACGCTTAATTGTCCTGCACCAGCAGGGCTCAACATCGCTTATCCAACGCAAAATGAAGCTGGGCTATAATCGCGCCGGCCGCATCATTGACCAGTTGGAAGCAGCCGGAATTGTAGGTCCTTTTGAAGGCAGCAA
- a CDS encoding ankyrin repeat domain-containing protein: MSIERLEEYIASADLDSINTLLGRDRALALKKTSLNVSPLMLSCYYKKPEVTNLLLNYVSNISLFEAAAAGKFDAVAHLVATDPNALDDYADDGFTALGLACYFGQFDVARYLVLKGANVNLQSNNGFNVFPIHSAAAGNYTDIARMLIENGAQVNVVQQAGATPLHSAAQNGNLELIILLLESGAEVFTRMEGGKLPADLAREKGFEEIAEILS, encoded by the coding sequence ATGAGCATAGAAAGACTGGAAGAATATATCGCATCTGCCGATTTAGATAGTATCAACACCTTGCTTGGCCGCGACCGGGCGCTGGCTTTAAAAAAAACAAGCCTTAACGTATCGCCGCTTATGCTTTCGTGTTATTATAAAAAGCCGGAGGTTACCAATTTGCTGTTAAATTATGTGAGCAATATCAGTTTGTTTGAAGCTGCCGCTGCCGGCAAATTTGATGCGGTTGCCCACCTTGTAGCTACCGATCCAAATGCACTTGATGATTACGCTGACGACGGCTTTACCGCGCTTGGGCTGGCCTGTTATTTCGGGCAGTTTGATGTGGCCCGGTACCTGGTGTTGAAGGGTGCAAATGTTAACCTTCAATCAAATAACGGTTTCAACGTGTTCCCCATTCATTCGGCAGCTGCCGGAAACTATACCGATATAGCCCGCATGCTTATTGAAAACGGTGCTCAGGTGAACGTTGTGCAACAAGCTGGCGCTACGCCGCTGCATTCGGCCGCGCAAAATGGTAACCTGGAGTTGATCATCCTGCTGCTGGAAAGCGGTGCAGAGGTTTTTACCCGGATGGAAGGCGGCAAACTCCCCGCCGACCTGGCCCGCGAAAAAGGCTTTGAAGAGATAGCTGAGATTTTGAGTTGA